The Streptomyces laurentii region TGAACCCGCTCAAGGAAGTGATCAAGGGCAAGCGCCTGGTGGTCGTCGACGACTCGATCGTCCGCGGCAACACCCAGCGCGCCCTGGTCCGCATGCTCCGCGAGGCCGGCGCGGCCGAGGTCCACATCCGGATCTCCTCGCCGCCGGTCAAGTGGCCCTGCTTCTTCGGCATCGACTTCGCGACCCGCGCGGAGCTGATCGCCAACGGCATGACGGTCGAGGAGATCGGCACGTCGCTCGGCGCGGACTCGCTCTCGTACATCTCGCTGGACGGGATGATCGAGGCGACCACGATCCAGAAGCCCAACCTGTGCCGCGCCTGTTTCGACGGCGAGTACCCGATGGAGCTTCCGGACCCCGAGCTGCTCGGCAAGCAGCTCCTGGAGACCGAGCTGGCGGCGGGCCCCGCCGCCACCGCGGCCGCCGACGCCCTGCGCCGCCCGTAGGCCGTGCCCGGCCCAGGGCACACGAGCCGTCCGGGCCCGGCCCGGACGGCCGGGCCCCGGTCCGCCGCCTCGTCACGCCCCGTAAGCCTCCGCAAGCCCCCGCAGCACGACAGAAAGTCCTCCTCATGACCGAGACCGTTTCTGCCGAAGGCGGCGCCAGCTACGCGAGCGCGGGCGTCGACATCGAGGCGGGCGACCGCGCCGTCGAGCTGATGAAGGAGTGGGTGAAGAAGACCCAGCGCCCCGAGGTCCTCGGCGGCCTCGGCGGCTTCGCCGGCTACTTCGACGCCTCCGCCCTCAAGCGCTTCGAGCGGCCGCTGCTCGCCTCGGCGACCGACGGCGTCGGCACGAAGGTCGACATCGCCCGCCAGATGGGCGTGTACGACACGATCGGCCGCGACCTGGTCGCCATGGTCATGGACGACATCGTCGTCTGCGGCGCCGAGCCGCTCTTCATGACCGACTACATCTGCGTCGGCAAGGTGCACCCCGAGCGGGTCGCCGCCATCGTCAAGGGCATCGCCGAGGGCTGTGTCCTGGCCGGCTGCGCCCTGGTCGGCGGCGAGACGGCGGAGCACCCGGGTCTGCTGGGCCCGGACGACTTCGACGTCGCGGGCGCGGGCACGGGCGTCGTGGAATACGACCGTCTGCTCGGTGCCGATCGCATCCGTACGGGGACGCGGTCATCGCGATGGCGTCCTCGGGTCTTCACTCCAACGGGTACTCGCTCGTCCGCCACGTGGTCTTCGACCGCGCCGGCATGGCCCTCGACCAGCAGGTCGAGGAGTTCGGCCGGACCCTGGGCGAGGAGCTGCTCGAACCGACCCGGATCTACTCGCTGGACTGCCTGGCGCTCACCTGGACGACCGAGGTGCACGCCTTCAGCCACATCACGGGCGGCGGCCTGGCCGCCAACCTGGCCCGGGTGATCCCGGACGGGCTGCACGCGGTCGTGGACCGGTCGACCTGGACCCCGGGTGCCGTGTTCGACCTGGTCGGCAAGGCGGGCCAGGTCGAACGCCTTGAGCTGGAGAAGACGCTGAACATGGGCGTCGGCATGATGGCCGTCGTGCCCGCCGAGTCCGCGGACGCGGCCCTGGCGACGCTGGCCGACCGCGGCGTGGACGCCTGGGTCGCCGGCGAGATCACCGACCGGGACGGCCGGGAGACCGGCGCGGAGCTGATCGGCGACTACGCCAAGTAGGCCGCACACCGGCGCCGTGGCGCCGTACAGGACGCGAAGCGCGGGAGGGCCCCTCCGGGGGCCCTTTCCGTCGCTTCGGGCCGTGACCGGGCGGAGCGGGGGGTCCGCCCGGCCGCGGACATGGCAGAAACCCGGTCCGGGTGCCCCGGACCGGGTTCGCTGTTGTTCAGGTGTTCAGAGAGTCAAGCGCGACGCCGACCGGACGCAGGACCGGACTCGTCGTCCTCGTCCTCGTCGTCGGTGTTGTAGAGATCCGCGTACTGCGCGTACGGGTCGTCTTCCTCGTCGTCGTCCTCGAACGGCTCGCCATTCGGCGGCTGGCTCGAAGTCGTCGAAGCGCCCAGCTCGTTAGCCAGACGTGTGAGGTCGGTCCCGCCGCTGCTGTACTTCAGCTGGCGGGCGACCTTCGTCTGCTTGGCCTTTGCCCGGCCGCGCCCCATGGCTCGACCCCCTCGGTGACGGGGCTCGACGGCCCCAGAGTCTTGACACGCGTTCATGAGTCGGAACGGACTCTCGGCAGAGAGACCGGTCCGTAGGGCTTCAACGGTACCTGTTTCCTCGGGTCTACGGTACGCCGCGCGCATCACATACCCCGGTACAGAACCTCTGAGACGCCCCGTCCTTGCTGGTCAGTCGCGATTTTAACCTCTTCTTGAGGTCCGACCCGCCGATCGGCGTGAGCGAAGTCTCGCCAAACGTCCCCGTTCGGCGGGCCGGCGCTGTCAAGACTCAGCCGCGGCGCGCCTCCGCCATGCGCTGCTCGGCGATCCGGTCGGCCGCCGCGGCCGGCGGAATGCCGTCGGACTTCGCGCGTGCGAAGATCTCCAGAGTGGTGTCGAAGATCTTCGTCGCCTTGGCCTTGCAGCGGTCGAAGTCGAAGCCGTGCAGCTCGTCGGCGACCTGGATCACGCCACCCGCGTTGACGACGTAGTCGGGCGCGTAGAGGATGCCGCGCGCCTCCAGGTCCTTCTCGACACCCGGGTGCGCGAGCTGGTTGTTGGCCGCGCCGCAGACGATCCTCGCGGTGAGCGCGGGCACGGTCCCGTCGTTCAGGGCGCCGCCGAGCGCGCACGGGGCGTAGACGTCCAGGCCCTCGGTGCGGATCAGCGCGTCGGTGTCGGCGGCGACGGTGACCTCGGGGAACTTCTCGGTGATCCGGCGCACCGACTCCTCGCGGACGTCCGTGATCACGACCTTGGCGCCGTCGGCGACCAGGTGCTCGACCAGGTAGTGGCCGACCTTGCCGACACCCGCGACGCCGACCGTGCGGTCACGCAGGCTCGGGTCGCCCCACACGGTCTGCGCGGAGGCGCGCATGCCCTGGAAGACACCGAACGCGGTGAGCACGGAGGAGTCGCCGGCGCCGCCGTTCTCGGGGGAGCGGCCGGTGGTCCACTGGTTGGTGCGGGCGACGACGTCCATGTCCGCGACGTACGTGCCGACGTCGCAGGCCGTCACGTAGAGGCCGTTCAGGGAGGCGACGAAGCGGCCGTACGCGAGGAGCAGCTCCTCGGTCTTGATCTTCTCGGGGTCGCCGATGATCACGGCCTTGCCGCCGCCGTGGTCGAGGCCGGCCATGGCGTTCTTGTACGACATGCCGCGCGACAGGTTCAGCGCGTCGGCGATGGCCTCGGCCTCGGTCGCGTACGGGTAGAAGCGGGTGCCGCCCAGGGCGGGGCCCAGAGCGGTGTTGTGGAGGGCGATGACGGCCTTGAGGCCCGTGGGGCGGTCCTGGCACAGCACGACATGCTCGTGGCCGCCCTGCTCCGAGTGGAACAGGGTGTGCAGTACGTCCGGGGCGCCGGTCACATCGGTCACGGTGGTGACTCCCAAGTACGAAGCGGCGGAAGGTCCCCCCTGCGGGTGGGGGTGGGACCAGGTCGGCACGAGGGTAAGTGCTACCTGGCCGTAGGAGGGGCGCAGTGCTGAGGATCACCCTCTCCCGGAGTACCCGCGTGGAAGGATTCACGACATGTCGGTCCCCTCCTCGGATTCCCCCGATTCCCCGGACGCGTCGGGCTCGTCGGGCTCATCGGACGCCTCGGGCCCGGCGGGCGCACCAGGCCCGTCGGGGCCCCCGGCGTCCTCGGCGGCGGCCACGTCGGTCCTCGTCCCGTACGCCGGCTATCTGCGGGTCTACGAACCCCTCGCGGCCTTCCCGGAGCCGGAACGGAGCCACTGGGCGCGCTACGTCCGCCGTCCGGGCCCGGAGCTGCCGGACGCGCAGGACGAGCTGCGCCGTTCGCTGGCCGCCCTGGTGCCGGTGCCCCCGGTCCCCGTCCCCGTACAGGAGAGCGCGGAGGCGTTCGTGGCGACGGTGGACGGCACGGTCCTGGTCTGTCCGTGGCGGACCCGGCTGCGCGGCTGGCTGGCGCTCACGGAGCTGGAGGGCGGGACGCTGCCGGCGCCGGTGCTCGACGCGATGCTGCCGCCGGTGGTGCGGGCGCAGCTGACGGCCGATCACGAGCGCTGGCGGACCCGGAACCCGGACGCGCGGCCGTGGATCCGCGACGCGGCGTGGCGGGTGCCCCTGCGCTGGTTCGTGCTGTTCGCGGACGAGGAGCGGGAGTACGTGCCCCGGGGCGGCGCCGAGGCCGGTACGGCGCCGGGGGCGGGGCGGCCGGGCTCGGAGGCGGCGCCGGTGCTGCGCTACCGGACACCGATGGCGCAGGCGCGGCGGCGGCTCGCACGGGCTCTGAAGGCGCTGCGGGAGTCCATCGAGGAGGGCCCGATGACGGAGGGTCTGGTGGAGGTCGGCCGCTGGCTGGAGGAGTTCCATCCGAGGGCGCTGGTGGAGCTCGACTACGGGGGACTGGTGCACGCGGTCGGCGCGGAGGTGCTCGCGGCGGACCACTCGGCGGCGGACGTGGCGGAGGGCATCGAGGCGCTCCGGGCGGGCGACGGCGACGCCGCGATGGCCGCGTACGAGCGTTTCGCGGAGCGCTGGCGGGCCGTCCGAGACCTGCAGTTTGCCAATTAATCATCGACAGGACATGACAACCTGATGTAAATGATCTTCATCGACGAAACGTCGGCGGTGCCATGAGGTCGCTTCCGGGGGGACGTTGGGAAGGGCGGGCCGGGACGTAGGTCCCGATCCGGGCCTTTGGCTCAAGCGTGACGGATCGCACTTATCTCGCTCTTGCGCCCAAGGCCCTTCCGCGTGCCAAAATAGGACAAGGAGTCCGGGGAGGGTTCCTTCCGTCCAAGTAAGGGCGGAACGCTCAGCATTGCACTCTATGGGGGGTCTGAGGGCTCCTGGTCGCTCTGTGACTGATCGTCACAGCGGCGTGACTGTCCGCTATGGCATGGTCCATCGACTTCCGCCGCTGATGAACACCTGCGAGGGCAATTCCATCGGTTTGGCCGACGCGGCTGGACGGATGGTGTAGTTGTAGTGCCGAGGACAAGCCGTTCGTCCTATAACCGACTCGGCCCGCTTCTGCCATTTCGGGCAACGCGGGTCAAGGTGCAGAATTTAGAGGAAAGAACCGAGAAGGTTCGGTTCTCCCGAGGAGGCCGCTCATGACCGCTCGCACCCCTGATGCCGAGCCGCTGCTGACCCCTGCCGAGGTTGCCACGATGTTCCGTGTCGACCCGAAGACGGTGACCCGCTGGGCGAAGGCCGGCAAGCTCACGTCCATCCGCACTCTGGGTGGACACCGCCGGTACCGCGAGGCCGAGGTCCGCGCCCTGCTTGCGGGTATTCCGCAGCAGCGCAGCGAGGGCTGAGGCAACCGCCGCAGTTCGCAGTATTCGCAGCACCCGCAACACCGCAAGACCTGCAATACCCGCAACGCCCTGCAGCACCGGGCAGGTCCCGAGCCCCCCAACTCGGCCGCCCACCCCAAAGCTCTGCCGGCGAACGCCTGCCCCAACAGGCCTTTGTCACCGATCGCGCTGGACTCCGCCGGGTCCAGTGCGATCTTTTTTGTGCGCTCCCCACAGTTCCCGAGCCCATCCCTGGTGGACCCGCGTAGAGCGAGTGCAATTGCACATATTAAATGGGGGTGATGTAGGGCGAGGTTAAGCACGGAACTTTCTGAAAGAGATTCAGTGACTCGCGTCACACGGGCGAACGCTCGCCTACGAACAGCCTTCCACCGTCCGTGCGGTCATCCACGCGCCGTTGGTCATGCCTTGTCGGGACCTTCGTCCCTCGGCGCCGGGAAAGCCGACGAGGGGCGTCGGCGCGGCGCGGGGGAGCCCGGGAACGAGATCGGGGCGGAGAGGCCGTCAGAGGGGCCGTCAGGGCGTGTGGGCGGCGGCCGGAACGCCGTACGGTCGGAGCCCGCGTAGGGCATATGCCGGGACGGGCATCGGAAAGCGCTCCCGAAGCCGCGCTCCGGGCATAAGAGAAGGCCCGCACCGATCGGTGCGGGCCTTCTCTGTCGGCGATCCTGACGGGACTTGAACCCGCGACCTCCACCTTGACAGGGTGGCGAGCTAACCAACTGCTCCACAGGACCCTTGCAACTTCGAACGAGTGGCTGCGAGGAAAACTGTACAGCAGGTCGAGGGGTGCGGTCGAACCGGCTTCCGCCGAAGCGGAAGCCCGGGAAGGCCCCGGGCCAGGGCCAGGGCCTACGGCACGGCGGCGTCGATCGCCTTCACGATCCGCTTGTCCGAGACCGGGTACGCCGTGCCCAGCGCGTGCGCGAAATA contains the following coding sequences:
- a CDS encoding phosphoribosylaminoimidazole synthetase (COG0150 Phosphoribosylaminoimidazole (AIR) synthetase;~PurM (Aminoimidazole Ribonucleotide [AIR] synthetase), one of eleven enzymes required for purine biosynthesis, catalyzes the conversion of formylglycinamide ribonucleotide (FGAM) and ATP to AIR, ADP, and Pi, the fifth step in de novo purine biosynthesis; cd02196;~identified by MetaGeneAnnotator; putative;~phosphoribosylaminoimidazole synthetase [Streptomyces collinus Tu365];~phosphoribosylaminoimidazole synthetase; Provisional); protein product: MHAFSHITGGGLAANLARVIPDGLHAVVDRSTWTPGAVFDLVGKAGQVERLELEKTLNMGVGMMAVVPAESADAALATLADRGVDAWVAGEITDRDGRETGAELIGDYAK
- a CDS encoding hypothetical protein (Hypothetical protein XNR_2840 [Streptomyces albus J1074];~Protein of unknown function (DUF3073); pfam11273;~identified by MetaGeneAnnotator; putative), which codes for MGRGRAKAKQTKVARQLKYSSGGTDLTRLANELGASTTSSQPPNGEPFEDDDEEDDPYAQYADLYNTDDEDEDDESGPASGRRRA
- a CDS encoding phosphoribosylaminoimidazole synthetase (PurM (Aminoimidazole Ribonucleotide [AIR] synthetase), one of eleven enzymes required for purine biosynthesis, catalyzes the conversion of formylglycinamide ribonucleotide (FGAM) and ATP to AIR, ADP, and Pi, the fifth step in de novo purine biosynthesis; cd02196;~catalyzes the formation of 1-(5-phosphoribosyl)-5-aminoimidazole from 2-(formamido)-N1-(5-phosphoribosyl)acetamidine and ATP in purine biosynthesis;~dimerization interface [polypeptide binding];~identified by MetaGeneAnnotator; putative;~phosphoribosylaminoimidazole synthetase [Corynebacterium glutamicum R];~phosphoribosylaminoimidazole synthetase; Provisional;~putative ATP binding site [chemical binding]): MTETVSAEGGASYASAGVDIEAGDRAVELMKEWVKKTQRPEVLGGLGGFAGYFDASALKRFERPLLASATDGVGTKVDIARQMGVYDTIGRDLVAMVMDDIVVCGAEPLFMTDYICVGKVHPERVAAIVKGIAEGCVLAGCALVGGETAEHPGLLGPDDFDVAGAGTGVVEYDRLLGADRIRTGTRSSRWRPRVFTPTGTRSSATWSSTAPAWPSTSRSRSSAGPWARSCSNRPGSTRWTAWRSPGRPRCTPSATSRAAAWPPTWPG
- a CDS encoding DNA binding domain protein, excisionase (DNA binding domain protein, excisionase [[Cellvibrio] gilvus ATCC13127];~DNA binding residues [nucleotide binding];~Helix-Turn-Helix DNA binding domain of truncated MerR-like proteins; cd04762;~KEGG: DNA binding domain protein, excisionase; TIGRFAM: DNA binding domain protein, excisionase; PFAM: regulatory protein MerR;~identified by MetaGeneAnnotator; putative), with product MTARTPDAEPLLTPAEVATMFRVDPKTVTRWAKAGKLTSIRTLGGHRRYREAEVRALLAGIPQQRSEG
- a CDS encoding hypothetical protein (identified by MetaGeneAnnotator; putative;~sequence version:1), whose product is MSVPSSDSPDSPDASGSSGSSDASGPAGAPGPSGPPASSAAATSVLVPYAGYLRVYEPLAAFPEPERSHWARYVRRPGPELPDAQDELRRSLAALVPVPPVPVPVQESAEAFVATVDGTVLVCPWRTRLRGWLALTELEGGTLPAPVLDAMLPPVVRAQLTADHERWRTRNPDARPWIRDAAWRVPLRWFVLFADEEREYVPRGGAEAGTAPGAGRPGSEAAPVLRYRTPMAQARRRLARALKALRESIEEGPMTEGLVEVGRWLEEFHPRALVELDYGGLVHAVGAEVLAADHSAADVAEGIEALRAGDGDAAMAAYERFAERWRAVRDLQFAN
- a CDS encoding valine dehydrogenase (Glu/Leu/Phe/Val dehydrogenase, dimerisation domain; pfam02812;~Glutamate dehydrogenase/leucine dehydrogenase [Aminoacid transport andmetabolism]; COG0334;~NAD binding site [chemical binding];~NAD(P) binding domain of leucine dehydrogenase, phenylalanine dehydrogenase, and valine dehydrogenase; cd01075;~Phe binding site;~identified by MetaGeneAnnotator; putative;~valine dehydrogenase [Amycolatopsis mediterranei U32]); translation: MTDVTGAPDVLHTLFHSEQGGHEHVVLCQDRPTGLKAVIALHNTALGPALGGTRFYPYATEAEAIADALNLSRGMSYKNAMAGLDHGGGKAVIIGDPEKIKTEELLLAYGRFVASLNGLYVTACDVGTYVADMDVVARTNQWTTGRSPENGGAGDSSVLTAFGVFQGMRASAQTVWGDPSLRDRTVGVAGVGKVGHYLVEHLVADGAKVVITDVREESVRRITEKFPEVTVAADTDALIRTEGLDVYAPCALGGALNDGTVPALTARIVCGAANNQLAHPGVEKDLEARGILYAPDYVVNAGGVIQVADELHGFDFDRCKAKATKIFDTTLEIFARAKSDGIPPAAAADRIAEQRMAEARRG